ATGGGGATGTTGGCGCATAACCGATCTGGTCCTCAAGTGACCTTGGAACCAAGTAGCCGGGGGACGTCATTCGTCGCCCAGCAACGGCTATATGGCCGTGCGTTATTAATTGCCTTGCTTGATACATTGACTTAGCTAATCCCCTCCTAACTACGAGGGTCTGGAGCCTCCTATCCAGCACTGCTCTTATATCTAGGGATAACACGTTATCCAGCGGTGCAGATACATCNTTGATTAATCCCTGCCTGTATAGTCTCTCCTTGAATTGATTCTCTAATTCCTCTCTTTCCTCGAAGGGTATTGATAGCAATGCCCTCGCTCGTTCCTTGGTTCGCCTGAGCAGTGATCTGGCGAGCCAAAGCTCCTTCTTGTTTCGAAGTCCATACTCACCCATTAACTGTAGTTCCTCCCTTAATAGCTCCTCATTCCATGTACGCCTGGGCTTGCCGTATATGTACTTTTTCCTGGACTTCTTTGGATCGCCCATCACTTACCACCGCTGCTTCCTCCTGCTCCTGGCACTGCCTTCTTCTTCGCGNCTCCAACAGTGCCGCCCAGCCTACCAGTTGATCTAGTTCTTTGACCTCTCACCTTAAGGCCCAAATTATGGCGAATGCCCTTCCATGTTCTGAGCTTCCTCTCTAGATCTATATCCCNCCTCACGTATAACAATAGATCGGCTCCTATTAGGTGCAT
Above is a genomic segment from Thermocladium sp. ECH_B containing:
- a CDS encoding 30S ribosomal protein S4, with product MGDPKKSRKKYIYGKPRRTWNEELLREELQLMGEYGLRNKKELWLARSLLRRTKERARALLSIPFEEREELENQFKERLYRQGLIXDVSAPLDNVLSLDIRAVLDRRLQTLVVRRGLAKSMYQARQLITHGHIAVAGRRMTSPGYLVPRSLEDQIGYAPTSPFINAPPTQGEAKGEEAR